In Nymphaea colorata isolate Beijing-Zhang1983 chromosome 5, ASM883128v2, whole genome shotgun sequence, one genomic interval encodes:
- the LOC116254616 gene encoding uncharacterized protein LOC116254616, with translation MMTEVGQTGGKAPPDDRRKKRRRCYCCSCVAAVLLLLALIILILALTVFKVKDPTTKVVSSSVEGFATTISFPQLRLQLNITLYTQLLVHNPNRASFRHDEGSSLLFFHGIQIGDVDIMPGLIPADGSETFGTRVTIDADRVITNLAFIGEVFSGVMNIESRSTIPGRVTILGVFRRHVVSSAICQIAINTRNMTIESQKCIFDTKL, from the coding sequence ATGATGACCGAAGTCGGGCAGACAGGGGGGAAGGCTCCGCCGGACGACAGGCGGAAGAAACGGCGAAGGTGCTACTGCTGCAGCTGCGTGGCCGCCGTCCTGTTGCTCCTCGCCCTCATCATCCTCATCCTCGCGCTCACCGTCTTCAAGGTGAAGGACCCGACCACCAAGGTGGTGTCCTCCTCCGTGGAGGGCTTCGCCACCACCATCAGCTTTCCGCAGCTCCGCTTGCAGCTCAACATCACCCTCTATACCCAGCTGCTAGTCCACAACCCCAACCGCGCCAGCTTCAGGCACGACGAGGGCTCCAGCCTCCTCTTTTTCCACGGCATCCAGATCGGAGATGTGGACATCATGCCGGGACTTATCCCCGCCGATGGCTCCGAGACTTTCGGCACCAGGGTCACGATCGACGCTGACAGAGTGATCACCAACTTGGCCTTCATCGGCGAGGTATTCTCCGGCGTGATGAACATCGAGAGCCGGTCGACCATTCCCGGCAGGGTCACCATCCTCGGCGTCTTTCGCCGCCACGTCGTCTCCTCCGCCATCTGCCAAATCGCCATAAACACGCGCAACATGACAATCGAGAGCCAGAAGTGCATCTTCGACACGAAACTCTAG
- the LOC116254953 gene encoding UDP-rhamnose/UDP-galactose transporter 6-like, producing MAPSSKAEKKAAVDIASWMFNVVTSVGIILVNKALMATYGFSFATTLTGLHFATTTLMTMVLRWMGYIQASHLPVSELLKFVVFANFSIVGMNVSLMWNSVGFYQIAKLSMIPVSCLLEVVLDHIRYSRDTKLSILVVLIGVGVCTVTDVSVNTKGFLAAVIAVWSTSLQQYYVHFLQRKYSLGSFNLLGHTAPVQAATLLIIGPFLDFWLTNKRIDMYDFNVVSVLFIALSCTIAVGTNLSQFICIGRFTAVSFQVLGHMKTILVLFLGFLFFGREGLNLQVVLGMVLAVVGMIWYGNASSKPGGKERRNYSLTVDKSQKHAGSEHGDEKV from the exons ATGGCGCCGTCTAGCAAGGCAGAAAAGAAGGCTGCAGTGGATATCGCATCATGGATGTTCAATGTTGTTACGTCAGTCGGAATCATCTTAGTCAACAAGGCTCTGATGGCCACCTATGGCTTTAGTTTTG CAACAACATTAACTGGCTTACATTTTGCGACCACAACCCTTATGACTATGGTTCTTAGATGGATGGGTTACATACAGGCCTCTCATCTACCAGTGTCAGAGCTTCTCAAATTTGTTGTATTTGCAAACTTTTCCATTGTTGGCATGAATGTGAGTCTCATGTGGAACTCTGTGGGGTTTTATCAG ATTGCAAAGCTCAGCATGATTCCAGTTTCTTGTTTATTGGAAGTTGTCCTGGATCATATTCGATATTCAAGAGACACAAAGCTTAGTATACTTGTTGTTCTCATAGGTGTTGGTGTTTGCACAGTGACTGATGTCAGTGTTAACACAAAGGGCTTTCTTGCAGCTGTTATTGCTGTTTGGAGCACTTCCTTGCAACAATAT TATGTACACTTTTTGCAACGGAAGTACTCTCTCGGATCATTCAACCTCTTGGGCCATACTGCCCCAGTTCAGGCTGCGACGCTGCTGATCATTGGGCCCTTCTTGGATTTCTGGTTGACAAATAAAAGAATTGATATGTATGATTTCAACGTGGTATCTGTG TTATTCATTGCACTGTCCTGCACAATAGCAGTGGGCACCAACCTAAGTCAGTTCATCTGTATTGGAAGATTCACTGCTGTTTCCTTCCAAGTCCTCGGCCACATGAAAACGATCCTTGTTTTGTTCCTGGGTTTCTTGTTCTTTGGCAGAGAAGGTCTGAACTTACAAGTTGTTCTAGGCATGGTTTTAGCAGTGGTCGGAATGATCTGGTATGGCAACGCTTCATCCAAACCTGGAGGCAAAGAGCGTCGGAATTACTCACTTACTGTGGACAAGTCTCAGAAACATGCTGGTTCAGAACACGGTGATGAGAAGGTTTAG
- the LOC116254955 gene encoding uncharacterized protein LOC116254955, giving the protein MATPFHFGSCSAMAMAQTRGQAAESFRPDRLAGPPSARRFSSAGMACPQHRSASLATRTQALSRVLLSKTRAVAVESNQVESPQQPPEEEGKSGAGKYYFVVANAKFMLDEEEHFKELMFERLRNFGERNREQDFWLVIEPKFLDKFPSITSRLRRPAVALISTDGPWMTFMKLRLDRVLYAEFEAESLEEALACNPVDIKFSTPEQWVAPYPKYDYGWWERFLPPTNQQ; this is encoded by the exons ATGGCGACGCCGTTCCATTTTGGTTCCTGCTCGGCCATGGCGATGGCTCAAACGCGGGGCCAGGCCGCCGAATCCTTCAGACCCGACCGCCTGGCTGGTCCGCCCTCCGCCCGTCGCTTCTCATCCGCCGGCATGGCTTGCCCGCAGCATCGCTCTGCCTCCCTGGCGACAAGGACGCAGGCCCTGTCTCGGGTACTTTTATCCAAAACCAGGGCCGTTGCCGTGGAATCTAACCAGGTGGAGTCCCCTCAACAGCCGCCTGAGGAGGAG GGAAAGAGTGGCGCTGGAAAGTATTACTTTGTGGTCGCTAACGCCAAGTTCATGTTGGACGAGGAAGAGCACTTCAAGGAGCTCATGTTTGAGAGGCTCAGGAATTTTGGAGAGCGCAACAGAGAGCAGGATTTCTGGTTGGTTATCGAACCTAAGTTCTTGGACAAGTTTCCTTCGATTACGAGTCGACTGAGGAGGCCGGCCGTCGCTCTAATATCCACTGATGGTCCCTGGATGAC GTTCATGAAGCTGAGATTAGACCGAGTTTTATATGCAGAGTTTGAAGCCGAAAGTCTAGAGGAAGCATTGGCTTGTAACCCGGTAGACATCAAGTTCTCAACTCCAGAGCAGTGGGTGGCTCCTTATCCCAAGTATGATTATGGATGGTGGGAACGCTTTTTACCACCAACCAACCAACAGTAA